GACGAGGAAATCTTGGAAGTTCTATATGAACTGAGAGGTGACTCTTCTCTTCGTCACAAAATGTTGGAGGACGGTCTTGTCATTCAGAAAAGTGGCAGATTCTTAGGAGGGGGTTTCTCGTCCAGATTCGCCGCCCTGACCGAGAACCACGGAGATGTAATATTGAAATATGCAAACAGAATAAAAATTCCTCAGAAAAAAGATGGCGAGAATGAAGCAGAATTTCTCATCAACCTCTCCGACTGGTTGATCGACCAAGCTATTGCAGTATATGCATTGTCGAAAAGACCAAACGATTTCTTTCTGCTACATGGCGTGACGTCAGCCTGGTCACTTCGACAGATCATCCCATGTTTGAACCCTGACGACGCCATGGACGCCTTGAGGATATTCACCTGTGACCTGATGGCAGCCTATTTGGTTGTAGACGCCCCACCTTTGACGGAACCGTCAACTACAATGGCTCATACCGTCAGCGACAAAACATGGCGGGAAATAATCGACAGACTACTTGCATTGGAGTTAGATCCACATGAAGAACATCTATACAAACTGGTCCATGTCTGTCATTCTCAGTGGACTAAAGACAAAGCTTCTCCAAAGGCTGGTCTCTACGTCGATGCTGCCAAGCTGTGTATGGACCATAAAATGACGTTTTGTTCTTACAGCGAAGAGTTGACATTAGAGTAAACTGGGCTAGGTGAGAGCTCGGAATTTGTTAAGGAGAGCAAAATTCATTTCGTTTAATACCTAACCAGATGTTAAGAAGTATTTGGACACATTTTCGTTTACCGATACATTTGAAAGTCTGATAGATTGTTGGTggataatctatatatatagtgttcaTTTGTACTTACTTAAATATTGTATAGTAGCATATGGTTATACCATCAAATAGACTACATTTACATGCTGATATTTCTATTACAGctgtaaaatttcaatttatttttctatccGTTATTCGAAATAGGATATGTAAGATTGAGTGAAAGTGTTGTTATTCTTTTTGAGATAAATATCTATAGAATGGAATgaattacagtacatgtatgtaattggTGTTGTGAATGAGAGCCCcttgtgtggggacatttgtttatatttttgaagaCTGACTCCAAGGCTCCAACCTTGGCAATCTTTAGATGTATAACATGTCTGAGATTAAATACTGTTTTTGTATTACAAAAAAggaagataataaaaaaaatcacaaattgtGTTCATGGGTCTTGATGTTACAATGTACAGTGATTAGGTCAGTTACATGAATGTTGAGTAGATCCGTCAATGATAAACAAACATGGTATACTGTAGACTATGTATGTAGAGTGACACCGTCAATGATAAACAAACATGGTATACTGTAGACTATGTATGTAGAGTGACACCGTCAATGATAAACAAACATGGTATACTGTAGACTATGTATGTAGAGTGACACCGTCAATGATAAACAAACATGGTATACTGTAGACTATGTATGTAGAGTGACACCGTCAATGATAAACAAACATGGTATACTGTAGACTATGTATGTAGAGTGACACCGTCAATGATAAACAAACATGGTATACTGTAGACTATGTATGTAGAGTGACAcgtcaatgatatgtaacaaTGTAGAGTGACACCGTCAATGATAAACAAACAtggtatactgtagacatgtatgTAGAGTGACACCGTCAATGATAAACAAACATGGTATACTGTAGACTATGTATGTAGAGTGACACCGTCAATGATAAACAAACATGGTATACTAGCTGTAGACTATGTATGTAGAGTGACACCGTCAATGATAAACAAACATGGTATACTGTAGACTATGTATGTAGAGTGACACCGTCAATGATAAACAAACATGGTATACTGTAGACTATGTATGTAGAGTGACACCGTCAATGATAAACAAACATGGTATACGTAGACTATGTATGTAGAGTGACACCGTCAATGATAAACAAACATGGTATACTGTAGACTATGTATGTAGAGTGACACTGTCAATGATAAACAAACATGGTATACTGTAGACTATGTATGTAGAGTGACACCGTCAATGATAAACAAACATGGTATACTGTAGACTATGTATGTAGAGTGACACCGTCAATGATAAACAAACATGGTATACTGTAGACTATGTATGTAGAGTGACACCGTCAATGATAAACAAACATGGTATACTGTAGACTATGTATGTAGAGTGACACCGTCAATGATAAACAAACATGGTATAACTGTAGACTATGTATGTAGAGTGACACCGTCAATGATAAACAAACATGGTATACTGTAGACTATGTATGTAGAGTGACACCGTCAATGATAAACAAACATGGTATACTGTAGACTATGTATGTAGAGTGACACTGTCAATGATAAACAAACATGGTATACTGTAGACTATGTATGTAGAGTGACACCGTCAATGATAAACAAACATGGTAACTGTAGACTATGTATGTAGAGTGACACCGTCAATGATAAACAAACATGGTATACTGTAtgactatgtatgtatgtagagtGACACTGTCAATGATAAACAAACATGGTATACTGTAGACTATGTATGTAGAGTGACACCGTCAATGATAAACAAACATGGTATACTGTAGACTATGTATGTAGAGTGACACCGTCAATGATAAACAAACATGGTATACTGTAGACTATGTATGTAGAGTGACACTGTCAATGATAAACAAACATGGTATACTGTAGACTATGTATGTAGAGTGACACCGTCAATGATAAACAAACATGGTATACTGTAGACTATGTATGTAGAGTGACACCGTCAATGATAAACTAAACACGGTATACCGTAAACAATATGTAAAGTGACGAGGTCAGTGTATGAATGTACAGTGACACCGTCAATGATAAACATTCTATTCCATACTCTTATTGATCCAACGagtgataatttaattaatagtGATTAAAGTTGATCTAATTTGCTAAATGATTTTTTGTAGTGTAAGCCGTATCGACGATAGTAACACTCCTCTCCACGACGTAGCACCTTACATCAATACAACTCTAAATGTTAGATTAAATGATAGTGAAATAAAACATGTCTAAACACTTTGAAACTCGGTAAGGCAATGATGAAGGCAGTCGCCGTATTTTGAAGAATATTGGAACACTATTTGTAAGCCACTTGAAATATTTATGTCACTAGCTACTGGTGTATACCCCAGGTCATAGAAACAAGCAAAAACTACATGTATGCCGTTATTTAAATAAGGGTGATAAGCATTCTCCATCAAACTATCGTCCAATATCTCTATCATCCGCTGTTTGTTAAGTTTTGGAACGtgttatttttaaacatatctATAAGTTAACTATAATTCCAGTCTGTTTTTTACTAGTCCATTCCACTGTAATAtcaattaatagaaatatatcatGATATAGGTTGATggtttgaagaaaaaaatacttgtactgtatattgtgatatttctaaAGCATTTGATTGTAATTGGCATAAAGGTCTATTAGTAAAGTTAAAAATGGAATAGGAGGTGAACTGATCGTTTGGTTAAAGGATCACTTAAATAAAAGGCAGCAAATGGTTTGTATAAAAAAGTGGAATCTGATTCAAAATTGAGCTCTATTGATGCCGGAGTTCCGCAAGGTTCTATCTTAGGGCCCCTTTTATTTGTTGCTATACATAAACGATatagcagattttttttttaattccgtATCTCGTCTTTTCGTTTATGACACCTCTTCTCCAATGTTCCTATTCTTCCTGTGTTCAAAACCAAATTATTCTAAATAGAGATTTTGAATCTCTTAAATGCTTGGGCCAAAACCTGGTCGGTCACTTTTAACCCTGATAAAACCGATGTACTTTTTATCTCGAATAGAAATGAAATAGATGAACTATTAAAACTTGTTAGAACAATCTAATACCtttttcatttgttcatttCTCCTTTTAATGTCACTACCTTTATTGCGGATAACAGGAACAATAAAATTATGGTTAAATGTAGAAACAAATGTTACCATGGTCTATTTACTTACTTCTTTTGTGTGGGATGTAAAAGGTTGCTTTTCTATAACCATACGTTCCATTAAGGAGTTATCGTTATTCTAGATACGTTTTTGTCCGAAATGTCCTAGTGGTCAAAGTCACGTCAAAGTAGACCTGTTGTTTCATTGGTCGTTTGTACGCCGTTTGACGCAAAGTATGTAGCTACATATAGGTTCTTTGTGCCATGGACGAACCCGTTAGGCAGACCGAGAGAAGGTAGGTCTGCttcttcatttgtttaattataaatGAGTTTAAAaccacacactcacacacaatATAATTGATTATATATGTAGGTTTGGTATGCTTTTCTGATAAGTTATACGGTTGATTGAAATTAGATTAAATTGGTAATTGCATCAACATAGACATCTGTGCCAAGGATTTATAACTCATATATGTCTTTGATGTGTGCATATATTGTGTGTACATTTAAGTCTCCTGTCTTATAATTATCACACATACTATAACAGAAGACATCTCCGatggtattatatatatatatatctgtatgcatgttattgacaattttaaaaCGCCTGTTAAAGTATGTACATATACTCGAGTACGATTGTGGTGAGCTCGAGCTCGCGATTGTGTCACGCACGGCCGAACCATGGTAAATACCACAGGGGCCTGAGAATTCTGTACAGCTTATAAGTATTTGGTCCACTAGATTGTGTTAgtgaaaatcaatacaatgtacatacatgtaatgtatctgaAAATGGCTAAAATCGGTGTATGGCCACTCTGGTGGATCAAAAACATATAACTGTATATCTAACTCCCAGACTTCTatgatacattttacaatatccGATGAATTATGCTGCACTATCAAATTTCATGGGTTATAGAATAAACACCGGGCTTTCAAcccaaatttcaaattttcatatttgtataaaaCGGTATACTTCCGCAAAATGTCTAGAAAATGGGTCCCAATAAATGTAGACTGACTATTATTATGTCCCAATTGTCATAAGGGGAGTACAGGCATAGTGTGTTTTACATGATTATACTAATACTTTACAACCAATCTTTGCTCTTTGTAATCTAGattttatcaacgtcttaaggaGACCACAGAACCATGTtatttcgctatatacgatatattaacgtttgccactgtccaggttaaatggagttttcaagtctggtcacctgtcactaattttgaaaaatgacatCTCGCATaactgtgaataaaaagaaataaagatctaccatcttgctaaaatTTCATGTAGGGGTGCCATCTTTTGTTGAATTCCACACTTATGTTGAAtcgaccaaaatattcatgaaattccaatattgattacctccccctgtcagacacacacttgacagaattttaaaatttctttacatattttacatctgcatgtattgcccaacccacacattaaacatttgaaaccgatgcgccctgaatacccaatcagcaggctccgaaacattcacctgtGCCAAAAAgaggatttccaggaatctatttttggttggATTCTGCAGTCCCTATAATGGACTGTGAGCATGTACAATTGTTGGTTCAACTGTATGAAGGATCGATCTCTTTTATCACACGACTGTCTACACATTCTTTGGCCATTGGAACTATCCGtttttaaacattgtttgaaACAGAAAACtttgtacatgttatatgtaTGACAACACTAGAACACGTCTTATCAAAAGGTACTATTTGTAAGAAACATTCAGTTGCAAATCAATCGAActataaattgtaaatattatcaaCGAGTATCTAGGTAAAAATTTCAAGCTAATGCGATTAGTTCTACATATTTAAACTGTATTTCCTGGTTTGTACCTATCATAAACTCTCatacttacatacatgtacctaaagCCACATACTTTCCCCGTAAATACTGATAATCtgtactaaatatatatacatatcaaaatatttttatatctattttatttcatttattgtcAATTCAACAGACCCAGGATCCCCAAATACAGAACTGATACCgaacaaacaaataaagttatattaACAAACATTCGATATATAAATACCATAGACAGTGAATGGGAATATAAAATGTGTAAGAATATGGCaatgtcaaaaataaaatacatttactcAAAATACTTTTGCCATAATGAATGCTGAGTAAAAGTGATAAATATCTAACCCGTATTCTTATCATATCTGATTTAAAACAGATCAAGTAGAACCATTGAAAAACTGTCTAACAACAAATATGgttaaaattttatacaatacaacgatttattataaaacatattaaacGCATCATCAACGGTTCAAATTAACAAAATCTGCTCTACTGTCTGGGGTTAGTAGAGCCAATATTACAGAAACTATTCTTATAACCGCTCACGGTCCTGTGGTCCGAGAACAAATGACCCGTTACTGATTCCGGTACCGTTACCGTATTAATGGACGATTTTCGCCTGGTTGATGCCGATAAATACAGACTGGTATTTAAACAGTGTTCACTAATACAGTTAATGGCTCTCGGCATCTGCTAATGGAACGCACGTATGTCTTTGTGGCATTGGGGTGCCGAATGGGGGTCGTCAtactcgatactccaggggttcctatcacttacgatctttacacacctggactatctcatagtcaAACTGGAGGCAGCAGACCAGAACAGgcaatttagtcctttgatgcacatcaaaagagccgtagaACGGTACACTGACTgcttgactgtgtggctttgaagttgggcgtcgctcatTTTGTGGTCTTCAACAGAAAATTTTGCTGCCCTGTGATTCGTTCagaattttactatgagatagttatGGGGTATAGAGAttataagtgatcggaaccccttgagtatcCAGGATGGGAGGTCGTCAACATATGAGCTCCATGCAATATCTGGTAAATTAAAATCGCCGAATATCCTAACGTAGGAAATTTCGTTAACAGCATCAgatgtttgtgatatttatgATGGtatatttctgccatcgtgCTATTTTAGGTCGAGTTACATTTATATAACGTACCTTTGCCGAGATAATTATGTCGACCAGTCGAGTTATACgatgacttgttgagatatttatgtcgCCATAGATATTGACTTTTCGAATTCTTCATTTTACGTTATAAACGATGGACTGTCATGTAACAGATTGATAGAATATTTCACCCCCTTTGGGATAAGACAGGAtaatctcaacccgaggggtaagattcttaagttgtcaaacacgaggctttgCCAATTGTTTGACAGtttaagaatcttatcccgagggttgagatctcctgtctcaccccaaagaggGTGAATGGTTCTTTTTCTCTTACGTCGTGCACCACTTTGTGTCTCTAATAAACATGTCACTTATGCAAGCGAGGATGACGTGACCGCAATGAAACGCCGTCTTCGCCGTCTTTATGActtcatttcattgttgtcgtGACGTTATAATACTATTACCGCGACGTCAGGATATTGTTGTCGTGACGTCATACCATTGTTGGGCACGTGcggtaaaactgtggatatccctgtctggggtaagagaaaaaCATATCCAACAAGTACGCCTCGTTTTTGTGGGGTTTTTCCATTGCGGTTTCTGCCTGCACTCCTCTGTAGATACGAGTCCAGGTCTATGATTACATTCAAACTTTGAATTAATTGCTATAGCTAGCTGCAAAGCTGTAGGACAAAACCACAATCTTTCAATTACaattgttgattttattcaaaGAAGACGTGTACCCAGAAGCTAGGCAGACAATCGATTCGATAGTGAGGAGTCGTAAGTTGAAAATGACAGGAgtattcaaattttattatggCTTGAGACCGAAAAAAATGACGAGCAGtaattagttttcaaatatcttaaaatatacTGTTTCGTAGAAAATTGATACAAAAGGAAAACATTACTTTAGTTTACTAATGCtagataaattaatttatattagtTATAACCCTATGCAATCGTTTCTATATAATCTCTATtgataaaaatgtcaataaatgaactgttccgtcgagcggtccaaagaactgtgttaaaatcgactgttaaaatgtgctgttggaccgaatgacgtcatacatacaATGCGTGACGTTaatgcattgttttgagtcaatgggtttaacaaaacagttatcgactgggttttcgggcaacagatgattttttggaccctcacacaaactgttgccctcGACCTTCGGCCTCAGGtaacagtttgtcttcgggtccaacaaatcatttgttgccctcaacccctcaacaactgtatattaatatgactgaaggcaatgctttaaggatgtattcttctgaggtttcagtcccgttgaagtctcgtttcgacaaagatcaaagaagttatgagattttcaaatacaatttatcaatatctgtagcaagttgccagtagcaaattttgttaaaaaattacagttctaactttagcagatttttttatacggggattttaagaaatggcccatttggcggccattttgaaattgtgtctttttcgctttgagtatagccaaagttttaccatttttcactgaaattgtttttacttaaaacatcactgcaccagcattt
The DNA window shown above is from Argopecten irradians isolate NY chromosome 8, Ai_NY, whole genome shotgun sequence and carries:
- the LOC138329355 gene encoding uncharacterized protein produces the protein MRVLVISCGKRKQRLWSWTAYKMANNTDQWVSDILQQYSTKRFFIEYNGFMSNHMAHGIVALKDLGASQTKIGQFADWCGQLLEPPDHPNHAGEDPDAEPVSDQELQQLLGKRKSYYGIRNNYINKLKDVGSLEDLIKAEFPKLMRGLGCVAFHGLIQIGYGFRAEHGTVVCEGLAYLHHSYHDFTFSEAKAVNDISNFGHGDEEILEVLYELRGDSSLRHKMLEDGLVIQKSGRFLGGGFSSRFAALTENHGDVILKYANRIKIPQKKDGENEAEFLINLSDWLIDQAIAVYALSKRPNDFFLLHGVTSAWSLRQIIPCLNPDDAMDALRIFTCDLMAAYLVVDAPPLTEPSTTMAHTVSDKTWREIIDRLLALELDPHEEHLYKLVHVCHSQWTKDKASPKAGLYVDAAKLCMDHKMTFCSYSEELTLE